In Hyphomicrobium denitrificans 1NES1, one DNA window encodes the following:
- a CDS encoding sensor histidine kinase produces the protein MLISSKREDASEHRLSQRAGVASTLDMAPISEEAWIEVIQKMDAVYADLVHHQVELERKNAALEDAQQFIGGVLGAMTDVLIVCDRAGQIERVNAALERLTGKSEADMIGLPLAILFAQESRPVIERLAGKLNDSPPIADHEVALLDETGHATPLAMNCSARYDHRGNVQGFVLIGRPVGELRRAYESLNIAHSELRQAQRQLVVSEKMAAMGRLVAGVAHELNNPISFVFGNMHALKRYGERLTQYLQAIDEGGSPEELQVLRTRLKIDRVLADITPLVEGTLEGAERVSEIVQDLRRFSSTQSEAADTFDLARVVRTAVSWVVKAARTKPTVVFDMPETLDVVGRKGPVHQIIVNLVQNAVDVMADIEEPRLDISAHVKDGIAAVVVRDHGPGIAKDATARIFEPFFTTKKIGEGTGLGLYVSYGLAEELGGKLEAANHPDAGAVFTLRLSVKEAGHEG, from the coding sequence GTGCTGATTTCTTCCAAGCGAGAAGATGCGTCCGAGCACCGACTGAGCCAGAGGGCCGGGGTCGCCAGCACTCTCGACATGGCACCCATCAGCGAAGAGGCCTGGATCGAGGTGATCCAGAAGATGGATGCCGTCTACGCCGATCTCGTACATCACCAGGTCGAGCTCGAGCGGAAGAATGCGGCGCTCGAAGATGCACAGCAGTTCATCGGCGGTGTGCTCGGCGCGATGACCGACGTGCTCATCGTCTGTGACCGTGCAGGGCAGATCGAGAGAGTGAATGCCGCTCTTGAGCGATTAACTGGCAAGTCGGAAGCCGACATGATCGGTTTGCCGCTTGCTATCCTGTTTGCTCAGGAGTCGCGGCCGGTCATTGAGCGTCTGGCGGGCAAGCTCAATGACAGCCCCCCGATAGCCGATCACGAGGTGGCGCTGCTCGACGAGACGGGGCATGCGACGCCGCTCGCGATGAACTGCTCGGCCCGCTACGATCACAGGGGCAATGTACAAGGCTTCGTGCTCATCGGCCGACCCGTTGGTGAGCTGCGGCGCGCTTACGAGAGCCTGAATATCGCTCACAGCGAGCTGCGCCAGGCGCAGCGGCAACTGGTCGTATCGGAGAAAATGGCGGCCATGGGCCGCCTCGTTGCCGGTGTGGCACACGAGCTCAACAACCCCATCAGCTTTGTCTTCGGCAACATGCATGCGCTGAAGCGCTATGGCGAGCGGCTGACCCAGTATCTCCAGGCGATCGATGAGGGTGGGAGCCCGGAGGAGTTGCAGGTTTTGAGGACCAGGCTCAAGATCGACCGCGTTTTGGCTGACATCACCCCGCTTGTCGAAGGTACGCTCGAGGGAGCCGAACGCGTAAGCGAGATTGTCCAGGATCTGCGCCGCTTCTCAAGCACGCAGTCGGAGGCGGCCGACACTTTCGATCTGGCTCGCGTCGTGCGCACGGCCGTAAGCTGGGTCGTCAAGGCAGCGCGTACGAAGCCGACGGTCGTCTTCGACATGCCGGAGACGCTCGATGTGGTCGGACGCAAAGGGCCGGTGCATCAGATTATCGTCAATCTGGTGCAGAACGCGGTGGACGTCATGGCCGATATTGAGGAGCCGCGCCTCGACATCTCGGCGCACGTCAAGGACGGGATTGCCGCTGTCGTGGTGCGCGATCATGGGCCAGGCATTGCCAAGGACGCCACGGCGCGCATCTTCGAACCGTTCTTCACGACCAAGAAGATCGGAGAGGGGACCGGACTCGGGCTCTATGTGAGCTACGGCCTCGCGGAGGAGCTTGGTGGCAAGCTCGAAGCTGCAAACCATCCCGACGCGGGAGCGGTCTTCACGCTCCGCCTTTCGGTCAAGGAGGCGGGCCATGAAGGCTAG
- a CDS encoding NADH ubiquinone oxidoreductase 20 kDa subunit, whose translation MKASGKINRKANGTAPGGSHKRTLVWLQSGGCGGCTLSLICAEQPDFLTVLDLAGIQLLWHPALSEASGSEVRAILDSVRSGETPLDILCIEGSVVHGPNGSGRFHLQSGSGEPMKDVIAELCRLAGTVIAVGTCAAFGGVTAAGENHVEATGIAYSGSVAGGLFDPSFRGRSGLRVINISGCPVHPDWVIETLLQLSLGVFTEADLDSLGRPKFYAEHLVHHGCPRNEYYEYKASAEHLSNLGCLMENLGCMATQVHADCNIRLWNGDGSCTRGGYPCISCTEPGFENQTHPYLETPKLAGIPIGLPTDMPKAWFVALAALSKAATPHRVKANAIADYIITAPSAAKGKAPK comes from the coding sequence ATGAAGGCTAGCGGAAAGATCAACAGAAAGGCGAACGGCACGGCTCCGGGAGGATCGCACAAGCGGACCCTCGTCTGGTTACAATCAGGAGGATGCGGCGGCTGCACACTCTCGCTGATCTGCGCGGAGCAGCCGGATTTTCTCACCGTGCTCGACCTAGCGGGCATTCAGCTCTTGTGGCATCCGGCGCTCAGCGAGGCGAGTGGGAGCGAGGTCCGTGCAATCCTGGATTCCGTGCGGTCTGGGGAAACACCGCTCGACATCCTTTGCATCGAGGGATCAGTTGTCCACGGGCCGAACGGCAGCGGGCGCTTCCACTTACAGTCCGGCAGTGGAGAGCCGATGAAGGATGTCATCGCGGAGCTGTGCCGTCTCGCGGGCACCGTCATTGCCGTGGGCACGTGCGCGGCCTTCGGCGGCGTGACCGCGGCCGGAGAAAATCATGTCGAGGCCACTGGCATTGCCTACAGCGGGAGCGTTGCCGGCGGCCTCTTCGATCCGTCGTTCCGCGGACGCTCCGGCTTACGCGTCATCAATATTTCGGGATGCCCGGTGCATCCAGATTGGGTGATCGAGACGCTGCTTCAGCTTTCGCTTGGCGTGTTCACGGAAGCGGACCTCGATTCCCTAGGGCGTCCCAAATTCTATGCTGAGCACCTCGTGCATCACGGCTGCCCGCGCAACGAGTATTACGAGTACAAGGCGAGCGCCGAGCATCTCTCCAATCTCGGTTGCTTGATGGAAAACCTGGGCTGCATGGCTACGCAGGTGCACGCGGACTGCAACATTCGCCTTTGGAACGGGGATGGCTCTTGCACGCGTGGGGGCTATCCCTGCATTTCCTGCACCGAGCCCGGCTTCGAGAACCAGACGCATCCTTACCTTGAGACGCCGAAGCTTGCAGGCATTCCCATCGGCCTTCCAACCGATATGCCCAAGGCCTGGTTCGTGGCGCTTGCAGCACTTTCGAAGGCGGCGACGCCCCATCGTGTGAAAGCCAACGCGATTGCCGACTACATCATAACCGCGCCATCGGCGGCCAAGGGGAAGGCACCCAAATGA
- a CDS encoding nickel-dependent hydrogenase large subunit, with amino-acid sequence MSRRIVGPFNRVEGDLEIKLEIEDETVKSAWVNSPLYRGFERILNGKDPRDALVYTPRICGICSVSQSMAAAEALAEAQGLAAPANGRLMQNIILATENVADHFTHFYLFFMPDFARPVYAGEPWFGDIAARFKAVEGTAAREILPARAAFLHIMGRLAGHWPHTLGLQPGGTTHAIDRAEQARVLAIVAAFRRFLETRTFGDALERVIALKSADELRDWALRPGPAASDFGQFLRLAEALSLDKLGRATDRFLSYGAYRQDGGHLFKRGVHAGGKNAALNVADISEDVGASWYARSGGPRHPSCGITVPNADASDAYSWCKAPRLAGHVVEVGALARQLIDGHPLLRDLVKASGGNVANRVIGRLIEIARVVLAIEDWTRLIVPREAFYIDAEMPAEAEGAGLIEAARGSLGHWLTIRKGRIQNYQIVAPTTWNFSPRDSAGVPGACEQALAGAPVRAGEKDPVAVQHIVRSFDPCMVCTVH; translated from the coding sequence ATGAGCCGCCGCATCGTCGGTCCCTTTAATCGCGTGGAGGGCGATCTCGAGATCAAACTTGAGATCGAGGACGAAACGGTGAAAAGCGCGTGGGTCAATTCTCCGCTGTACCGTGGCTTTGAGCGGATACTGAACGGCAAGGATCCCCGGGATGCGCTCGTCTACACGCCGCGCATCTGCGGCATCTGCTCGGTGTCGCAATCCATGGCGGCAGCGGAGGCGCTGGCCGAAGCGCAGGGGCTCGCCGCACCAGCCAACGGGCGGCTCATGCAGAACATCATTCTCGCCACCGAGAACGTTGCCGATCATTTCACGCACTTCTATCTGTTCTTCATGCCGGACTTCGCGAGACCGGTGTATGCGGGCGAGCCGTGGTTCGGTGACATAGCGGCGCGCTTCAAGGCGGTCGAAGGCACCGCCGCGCGCGAGATATTGCCTGCACGCGCCGCATTCCTGCATATCATGGGCAGGCTTGCCGGCCACTGGCCGCACACACTCGGGCTGCAACCCGGCGGCACGACGCATGCGATCGACCGGGCCGAGCAGGCGCGCGTGCTCGCGATCGTCGCGGCCTTTCGCAGGTTTCTCGAGACGCGCACATTCGGAGACGCGCTCGAGCGCGTGATCGCGCTCAAATCGGCGGACGAGCTTCGCGACTGGGCCTTGCGGCCAGGTCCGGCGGCAAGCGATTTTGGGCAGTTCCTTCGGCTTGCGGAAGCCTTGAGCCTCGACAAGCTCGGGCGGGCGACGGACCGCTTTCTGAGCTATGGCGCCTACCGGCAGGACGGCGGGCATCTCTTCAAGCGTGGCGTTCATGCTGGAGGAAAAAACGCCGCGCTCAACGTGGCCGACATCAGCGAGGATGTCGGGGCGAGCTGGTATGCGCGCTCCGGCGGGCCGCGTCATCCGTCGTGCGGCATCACCGTACCGAATGCAGACGCCAGCGACGCTTACAGCTGGTGTAAGGCGCCGCGTCTGGCAGGCCACGTCGTCGAGGTCGGAGCGCTCGCGCGTCAGCTCATCGATGGCCATCCTTTGCTGCGCGACCTCGTCAAGGCGAGCGGCGGCAACGTGGCCAATCGCGTGATCGGACGCCTCATAGAGATCGCGCGTGTTGTGCTCGCGATCGAGGATTGGACACGGCTGATCGTTCCTCGCGAGGCGTTCTACATCGATGCCGAAATGCCGGCAGAAGCCGAAGGCGCGGGGCTGATCGAGGCGGCGCGGGGTTCGCTCGGTCATTGGCTGACTATCAGAAAAGGCCGTATCCAGAACTATCAGATCGTGGCGCCGACGACGTGGAACTTTTCTCCGCGCGATTCCGCCGGCGTGCCCGGGGCTTGCGAGCAGGCCCTCGCCGGTGCCCCGGTGCGCGCGGGAGAGAAGGATCCGGTCGCGGTTCAG